The region TCCATTTATGCAGGACATTATCTTAGAGTAAGAGTAAAGAATAGCAGCAAGGGAACCACCACCCAGCACCGCTGATACAAAATATACGACCAGGTCACAGACGAAGGTGTCAGAGCAGGCAAGTTGGATCATCAAGTTGgcttcacagaaaaagtgggggaTTGCCCGCTTTGTACAGATGGACAGCTGCACCACCATTAAGCTTTGCATCAGGGAATATAGGAAACTCATAACAAAAGATGACAGAACCAGGAGACCACAGAGCCGGGGTTTCATGATGACTGTGTAGTGCAGagggtgacagatggccacatacCGATCATAGGCCATCATGGTCAGGAGGAAGACGTCCAATCCCCcaaacagtaagaaaaaatacATCTGGGTGATGCAGCCTTCGTAGGTTATGACTTTACTGTGAGTCTGGGTgttccacagcatctttgggatggtggtggaggtgaagcagatgtctgcaaaggacaggttggagaggaagaagtacatgggggtgtggaggtgggagtctgagctgacagccaggatgatgagcaggtttccaaagacagtgatcaggtacatggagaggaaaagCCCAAATATGAGGAGCTGCAGTTCTGGTTCATTTGATAATCCCAGAAGTAGAAATTCTGAAATCTGTGTATTATTACTAGGTCCATAAGATTGATGTGAcaactaggaaagaaaaaaataatatgactAATTTTCATACAAATGGGTATTACTAAAATAGGTGGAACTTTACAATTAAACTTTTGAAGTTAagctacgtgtgtgtgtgtgtgtgtgtgtatgtgtgtgtgtgtgtgtacatgcatactAATTGGctcagttgtgttctactcttcgcaactccatggactggagcccaccaggctcctctgtccatgaagtttttcaggcaagaacactggagtgggttgccaacatATATATTTGCTATGGAATTCATCCTGTTAAATGGGTCTCTATGACTTCTCTGTCTATGAAGTTTTGTCTTGGACTTTGCCCTTCAAAAATTCTTATAGTCCAATCACAGAGAAAGACTGTAAGCAAATATATACCATGCTATgaataaaaaaaagatgcaggTATAAAAGTGAGTGGATGGCACTTAATTTCCATTGAAGTTCAGTTAATCTGCTAACTAGATGATGTTTGAAAACAGAATTTAAGGAAGACACAACAGGTGAC is a window of Muntiacus reevesi chromosome 1, mMunRee1.1, whole genome shotgun sequence DNA encoding:
- the LOC136155959 gene encoding olfactory receptor 7A10-like, which gives rise to TPMYFFLSNLSFADICFTSTTIPKMLWNTQTHSKVITYEGCITQMYFFLLFGGLDVFLLTMMAYDRYVAICHPLHYTVIMKPRLCGLLVLSSFVMSFLYSLMQSLMVVQLSICTKRAIPHFFCEANLMIQLACSDTFVCDLVVYFVSAVLGGGSLAAILYSYSKIMSCINGISSAQGKYKAFSTCASHLSVVSLFSCSVLGVYLTSADTHSSHSSVIASVMYSVVTPMLNPFMYSLRNKDIKKALKIFGK